One stretch of Streptomyces peucetius DNA includes these proteins:
- a CDS encoding type II toxin-antitoxin system VapB family antitoxin, producing MSRTVIDLDDEALEAAAKELGTTTKRDTINTALREVTARYRRLRALGEARELVAEGALDIDILLDKSKYRPTGGPDGVRDAGADE from the coding sequence ATGAGCCGCACTGTGATCGATCTCGACGACGAGGCGCTGGAGGCCGCCGCCAAGGAGCTCGGCACCACGACCAAGCGCGACACCATCAACACCGCCCTGCGGGAGGTCACCGCCCGCTACCGGCGACTGCGCGCTCTCGGAGAAGCCCGCGAGCTGGTCGCCGAAGGCGCCCTGGATATCGACATCCTTCTCGACAAGAGCAAGTACCGGCCCACCGGCGGGCCGGACGGTGTCCGCGACGCAGGAGCGGATGAGTGA
- a CDS encoding SWIM zinc finger family protein, which translates to MARKVVGFGEDDLRALAGARSYERGLGYLDAVSGLEVGEGSVTAVVHGTDVYEVELTLGGGDGITGWCDCPYGQEGNFCKHCVAVGLSVLRRAKSIPHQRAAARARASGLEAWLTALSRDELLALVREQLAEDRRLRRRLELRAAAARSDLGTVRDRILALIDPRPFARYGYVEYADAPGYAQQVAEAADALRALTADGRAAQAVGLAEEAIRVLGEAYGEIDDSDGVVGQAAAAVAEVHLEACGVARTDPEHLAEWLVGQVLGDSNDVTDLDLLDYAEVLGPSGLARMRQLAAEAWRRRPSGWAERYLMERLVKAEGDVDALVALYAQDLDPSGATHLRIAEELESAGRADEALAWAERGLRDCAAEMHIDGRMVDYVCAGYAKAGRAADAVAVRRDRFRVERSLAAYRQLRSAAEAAECWEAERVAALVALREDARRERGGWYGGPVLIDALLDDGDVDAAWREAAGLADDRQWERLADLSRETHPTEALTVYLRLVERLKEPTGDRAYEHLARLLLGARDCHRALGTQEAFTDCLAGLRAELKRRRKLMSILDRYGL; encoded by the coding sequence GTGGCACGGAAAGTTGTGGGGTTCGGCGAGGACGATCTGAGGGCGCTGGCCGGGGCTCGGTCCTACGAGCGGGGGCTGGGGTACCTGGACGCGGTGAGCGGTCTGGAGGTGGGGGAGGGCTCGGTCACCGCCGTGGTGCACGGTACGGATGTCTATGAGGTGGAGCTCACCCTTGGCGGGGGCGACGGGATCACGGGGTGGTGTGACTGCCCGTACGGGCAGGAGGGCAACTTCTGCAAGCACTGTGTGGCGGTCGGGCTCAGCGTGCTGCGGCGGGCGAAGTCGATCCCGCATCAGCGGGCCGCCGCACGGGCACGAGCCTCCGGCCTGGAAGCGTGGCTCACGGCGCTGTCTCGGGACGAACTCCTGGCGCTGGTGCGGGAGCAGCTTGCCGAGGACCGCCGGCTGCGCCGACGCCTGGAGCTGCGGGCCGCAGCCGCTCGCTCCGACCTCGGTACGGTCCGGGACCGGATCCTGGCGCTGATCGATCCGCGGCCTTTCGCCCGGTACGGGTACGTCGAGTACGCCGATGCCCCCGGCTATGCACAGCAGGTGGCAGAGGCGGCGGACGCGCTTCGCGCACTGACCGCCGACGGTCGGGCGGCGCAGGCGGTCGGTCTGGCCGAGGAGGCGATCCGGGTGCTGGGGGAGGCGTACGGGGAGATCGACGACTCCGACGGTGTGGTGGGGCAGGCCGCCGCCGCGGTGGCCGAGGTCCATCTGGAAGCGTGCGGAGTCGCGCGCACCGATCCCGAGCACCTGGCCGAGTGGCTGGTCGGCCAGGTGCTCGGTGACAGCAACGACGTGACGGACCTGGACCTGCTCGACTACGCCGAGGTGCTGGGGCCGAGTGGGCTGGCCCGCATGCGGCAGCTGGCGGCCGAGGCGTGGCGGCGCAGGCCGTCCGGGTGGGCGGAGCGGTATCTGATGGAGCGCCTGGTCAAGGCGGAGGGCGACGTCGACGCGCTGGTCGCCCTGTACGCGCAGGACCTCGACCCGTCCGGTGCCACCCATCTGCGTATCGCCGAGGAGCTGGAATCGGCGGGTCGCGCGGACGAGGCGCTCGCCTGGGCGGAGCGCGGACTGCGGGATTGCGCCGCCGAGATGCACATCGATGGCCGCATGGTCGACTACGTGTGTGCCGGTTACGCGAAGGCGGGGCGTGCGGCCGACGCGGTCGCGGTGCGGCGGGACCGGTTCCGTGTCGAGCGGTCCCTGGCCGCCTACCGGCAGCTGCGCTCTGCCGCTGAGGCGGCGGAGTGCTGGGAGGCTGAGCGCGTAGCCGCGCTGGTCGCTCTGAGGGAGGACGCCCGCCGTGAGCGCGGCGGCTGGTATGGCGGGCCCGTGCTAATCGACGCGCTGCTTGATGACGGCGATGTGGACGCGGCCTGGCGCGAGGCCGCCGGCCTCGCCGACGACCGGCAGTGGGAACGCCTCGCCGACCTGTCACGCGAGACGCACCCGACCGAGGCGCTCACGGTCTACCTGCGGCTGGTCGAGCGGCTGAAGGAGCCGACCGGCGACCGTGCCTACGAGCACTTGGCGCGACTGCTGCTGGGTGCCCGTGACTGCCATCGTGCGCTGGGGACGCAGGAGGCGTTCACCGACTGTCTCGCTGGCCTGCGGGCGGAACTGAAACGCCGGCGCAAGCTGATGAGCATCCTCGACCGGTATGGGCTGTGA
- a CDS encoding PIN domain nuclease: MTVADYLIDTSALARVLLGRTTAEWDDRIGAGLVALCDITELEVLYSARSAADRERVKRTLNAHYTWCPMPDGIYRRARVVQELFTAKGEHRSAGPVDLLVAAAAEEAGLTLLHYDRDFESIARATGQPVRMIDLRN; this comes from the coding sequence GTGACCGTCGCCGACTACCTGATCGACACCTCCGCCCTCGCGCGCGTCCTCCTCGGCCGGACCACGGCCGAGTGGGACGACAGGATCGGTGCGGGACTCGTCGCCCTGTGCGACATCACCGAACTGGAAGTCCTTTACTCAGCACGCTCGGCTGCGGACCGGGAGCGCGTCAAGCGCACGTTGAACGCCCACTACACCTGGTGCCCTATGCCCGACGGCATCTACCGGCGCGCACGCGTCGTCCAGGAACTGTTCACCGCCAAGGGCGAGCATCGCAGTGCCGGCCCCGTCGACCTGCTCGTCGCCGCTGCCGCGGAAGAGGCAGGGCTGACGCTGCTGCACTACGACCGCGACTTCGAGTCGATCGCCCGTGCGACCGGGCAGCCAGTACGCATGATCGACCTCAGGAACTGA
- a CDS encoding YtxH domain-containing protein, translated as MRYKLTFVAGLAIGFVLGTRAGRERYEQLKKSARQISQNPAVRNAAESAAQGSREAAGKAYHAVSDKVGDRVPESVAGRVRALRERGTGAEDDWGTSNT; from the coding sequence ATGCGGTACAAGCTCACGTTCGTCGCCGGACTGGCCATCGGCTTCGTGCTCGGGACACGGGCCGGGCGCGAGCGCTACGAACAGCTCAAGAAGTCCGCGCGTCAGATCTCCCAGAACCCCGCTGTCCGCAACGCGGCCGAATCCGCCGCTCAGGGCAGCCGCGAGGCGGCGGGCAAGGCCTACCACGCCGTCAGCGACAAGGTCGGCGACCGGGTGCCCGAGTCCGTGGCGGGCCGGGTGCGGGCGCTCCGGGAGCGCGGCACGGGAGCGGAGGACGACTGGGGAACCAGTAACACCTGA